One Hordeum vulgare subsp. vulgare chromosome 4H, MorexV3_pseudomolecules_assembly, whole genome shotgun sequence DNA window includes the following coding sequences:
- the LOC123448913 gene encoding protein PMR5-like: MLLLCKSSVLAVLLLHAVSLSASALAVGLARRHRRDVLPGPKGCDVFSGSWVRDVDGSAAEGYTGYKCPVIDAEFNCQLYGRPDSDYLRYRWKPASCELPRFDGADFLTRMKGKTVMFVGDSLGRNQWESLVCLLHAAAPQSPSQLVSADPLYTYRFMEYELVVSFYRAPYLVDIDVVQGKRVLMLDYIAENAQAWRGADVLSFNSGHWWTHTGALQGWDYMGEGGRYSEDMDRMVAFQRGMTTWANWVDLNVDPAKTRVFFQSMSPTHYSSKEWPNPVSKNCYGETVPLAGPNNTSQPMGQEQVTKTVLQGMKSPVRLLDITALSALRKDAHPSVYSGDFSPAQRGNPAGSADCSHWCLPGLPDTWNQLFYTLLFYQ; the protein is encoded by the exons ATGCTGCTCTTGTGCAAGAGCTCCGTGCTCGCCGTGCTGCTGCTCCACGCCGTCTCGCTGTCCGCCTCGGCGCTCGCCGTCGGGCTCGCGCGGCGCCACCGGCGCGACGTCCTGCCCGGCCCCAAGGGCTGCGACGTCTTCAGCGGCAGCTGGGTCCGCGATGTCGACGGCTCCGCGGCGGAGGGCTACACCGGGTACAAGTGCCCGGTCATCGACGCGGAGTTCAACTGCCAGCTCTATGGCCGCCCGGACTCCGACTACCTCCGGTACCGCTGGAAGCCGGCCAGCTGCGAGCTACCCAG GTTTGACGGCGCCGACTTTTTGACGCGGATGAAGGGGAAGACGGTGATGTTCGTGGGGGACTCGCTGGGCCGTAACCAGTGGGAGTCGCTCGTCTGCCTGCTGCACGCCGCCGCGCCGCAGTCGCCGTCGCAGCTCGTCTCCGCCGACCCTCTGTACACCTACAGGTTCATG GAGTACGAGCTGGTGGTGTCTTTCTACCGCGCGCCGTACCTGGTGGACATCGACGTGGTGCAGGGGAAACGGGTCCTGATGCTCGACTACATCGCCGAGAACGCCCAAGCGTGGCGCGGCGCCGACGTGCTCTCCTTCAACTCCGGCCACTGGTGGACGCACACCGGCGCGCTCCAGGG gtggGATTACATGGGGGAGGGCGGGCGCTACTCGGAGGACATGGATCGGATGGTGGCGTTCCAGCGCGGGATGACCACATGGGCCAACTGGGTGGACCTCAACGTCGACCCGGCCAAGACCCGTGTCTTCTTCCAGTCCATGTCCCCCACCCACTACAG CTCCAAGGAGTGGCCGAATCCGGTGTCCAAGAACTGCTACGGGGAGACGGTCCCGTTGGCTGGGCCCAATAACACGTCGCAGCCGATGGGCCAGGAGCAGGTGACGAAAACGGTGCTGCAGGGGATGAAAAGCCCGGTCCGTTTGCTCGACATCACGGCGCTGTCGGCGCTGCGGAAGGACGCGCACCCGTCAGTTTACAGCGGCGACTTCTCGCCGGCGCAGCGCGGCAACCCCGCCGGCTCCGCCGACTGCAGCCACTGGTGCCTCCCGGGCCTACCCGACACCTGGAACCAGCTCTTCTACACCTTGCTCTTCTACCAATAG